In Helicobacter pylori, a single genomic region encodes these proteins:
- a CDS encoding phosphatidylglycerophosphatase A, translating into MDKFSLRTCFLTLFFSGYSKKAPGTIGSLVALLLGLPILIFSANTLFLGAVFVGLIAITQIDKEEEETKRHDSSYIVIDELVGMWLAMAISGLSLAGVVLSFIFFRIYDITKPSLIGKIDKEVKGGLGVVADDALAGVLAGLSVLLVINVLGFFNIKF; encoded by the coding sequence TTGGATAAATTTAGTCTTCGCACGTGTTTTTTAACCCTTTTTTTTAGCGGGTATTCTAAAAAAGCTCCAGGAACGATAGGGAGTTTAGTAGCGTTGTTACTGGGCTTACCTATTTTAATTTTTTCGGCTAACACTTTGTTTTTAGGGGCGGTTTTTGTTGGGCTTATCGCTATTACTCAAATAGATAAGGAAGAAGAAGAGACTAAGAGGCATGACAGCTCTTACATTGTGATAGACGAATTAGTGGGCATGTGGTTGGCGATGGCGATTAGCGGGTTATCGTTAGCGGGCGTGGTTTTGAGTTTTATCTTTTTTAGGATCTATGATATCACTAAGCCCTCACTCATTGGCAAAATAGATAAAGAAGTTAAAGGGGGATTAGGGGTGGTGGCTGATGACGCTTTAGCGGGCGTTTTAGCCGGATTGAGCGTGTTATTAGTCATCAATGTTTTAGGATTTTTTAACATTAAATTTTAA
- a CDS encoding alanine--glyoxylate aminotransferase family protein: MLLFTPGPVAINEEMRSSFSQPMPHHRTKDFEKIFQSVRENLKKMTGLEEVLLLSSSGTGAMEASVISLCQKELLFVNAGKFGERFGKIAKAHFIKAHELVYEWDTPAQVDEILNALKANPNIDAFCIQACESSGGLRHPVEKIAQAIKETNPNVFVIVDAITALGVEPLEITHVDALIGGSQKAFMLPPAMSLVALSQKAIDRIEERDVGFYFNLKSELKNQKNNTTSYTAPILHTLGLQRYFELVQNLGGFEALYQETKRVALATQKAVLALGLKIFPKSPSLSMTTIVNEHAKELRNLLKEKYQVQFAGGQEPYKDVLIRINHMGIIPVYKSAYALNALELALNDLDLREFDGAANATFLKQYYEI, from the coding sequence ATGTTGCTTTTCACTCCAGGCCCTGTAGCCATTAATGAAGAGATGCGCTCAAGCTTTTCTCAGCCAATGCCCCACCACCGCACCAAAGATTTTGAAAAGATTTTCCAAAGCGTGCGGGAAAATTTAAAAAAAATGACCGGTTTAGAAGAAGTTTTGCTTCTAAGCAGCAGCGGGACAGGGGCTATGGAAGCGAGCGTGATTTCCTTGTGTCAAAAAGAGTTGCTTTTTGTTAATGCGGGTAAGTTTGGCGAAAGGTTTGGCAAGATCGCTAAAGCCCATTTTATCAAAGCCCATGAATTAGTCTATGAATGGGACACACCGGCTCAAGTGGATGAAATATTAAATGCGCTTAAAGCCAACCCTAACATTGATGCGTTTTGCATTCAAGCATGCGAGTCTAGTGGGGGGTTACGACACCCTGTAGAAAAAATCGCTCAAGCGATCAAAGAAACTAACCCGAATGTTTTTGTAATAGTAGATGCGATCACCGCTTTAGGGGTTGAGCCTTTAGAAATAACGCATGTGGATGCGCTCATTGGAGGGAGTCAAAAAGCGTTCATGCTGCCTCCTGCGATGAGCCTAGTCGCATTGAGCCAGAAGGCGATTGATCGCATAGAAGAACGCGATGTGGGGTTTTATTTCAATTTGAAGAGCGAATTGAAAAACCAAAAAAACAACACCACAAGCTACACCGCTCCTATTTTACACACTTTAGGGTTGCAACGCTATTTTGAATTGGTGCAGAATTTAGGGGGTTTTGAAGCGCTCTATCAAGAGACTAAACGAGTTGCTTTAGCCACTCAAAAAGCCGTTTTAGCGCTCGGTTTAAAGATTTTCCCTAAAAGCCCGAGCTTGAGCATGACAACGATTGTTAATGAGCATGCCAAAGAATTGAGAAATCTTTTAAAAGAAAAATATCAGGTGCAATTTGCGGGCGGTCAAGAGCCTTATAAAGACGTGCTCATTCGTATCAACCACATGGGGATCATTCCTGTTTATAAAAGCGCTTACGCTTTAAACGCCCTAGAATTAGCCCTAAACGATTTGGATTTAAGGGAATTTGACGGCGCGGCGAACGCAACTTTTTTGAAGCAATATTACGAAATTTAA
- a CDS encoding phosphoribosyltransferase, with the protein MHYSYEAFLKDSLELAKQVERICNVPEALVCVMRGGMTLAHFLSLHWNLREVYGINAISYDTTKQQNALKIENIPTIKDHLKTILVVDEIVDSGNSLEAVLKVLEEKHPDKKFYSASLFQKTSAKYKADAFLKDAPEWIDFFWEVDLKNLKSH; encoded by the coding sequence ATGCATTATTCTTATGAAGCCTTTTTGAAAGACAGCCTGGAATTAGCTAAACAAGTGGAGCGAATTTGCAATGTCCCAGAAGCCCTTGTGTGTGTGATGCGAGGGGGCATGACTTTAGCGCATTTTTTGAGTTTGCACTGGAATTTAAGGGAAGTTTATGGCATCAATGCGATTTCTTATGACACCACCAAGCAACAAAACGCCCTAAAAATTGAAAATATCCCCACGATCAAAGATCATTTAAAAACCATTTTGGTGGTAGATGAAATCGTAGATAGCGGTAATTCTTTAGAAGCGGTGCTTAAAGTGTTAGAAGAAAAACACCCTGATAAAAAGTTTTATAGCGCGAGTTTGTTCCAAAAAACAAGCGCGAAATACAAAGCCGATGCGTTTTTAAAAGACGCTCCTGAATGGATTGATTTCTTTTGGGAAGTGGATTTGAAAAACTTAAAAAGCCATTAA
- the rimO gene encoding 30S ribosomal protein S12 methylthiotransferase RimO, translating to MQIKENKQLCLISLGCSKNLVDSEVMLGKLYNYTLTNDAKSADVILINTCGFIESAKQESIQTILNAAKDKKEGAILIASGCLSERYKDEIKELIPEVDIFTGVGDYDKIDILIAKKQNQFSEQVFLSEHYNARIITGSSVHAYVKISEGCNQKCSFCAIPSFKGKLQSRELDSILKEVEYLALKGYKDMTFIAQDSSSFLYDKGQKDGLIQLIRAIDKQQALKSARILYLYPSSTTLELIGAIEDSLIFQNYFDMPIQHISDSMLKKMRRNSSQAHHLKLLDAMKQVKESFIRSTIIVGHPEENEGEFEELSAFLDEFQFDRLNIFAFSTEENTHAYSLEKVPKKIINARIKALNKIALKHQNHSFKALLNKPIKALVEHKEGEYFYKARDLRWAPEVDGEILINDSAITTPLQPGHYTIVPSAFKDNILLAKVLSPF from the coding sequence ATGCAAATTAAAGAAAACAAACAACTTTGCTTGATCTCATTAGGTTGCTCTAAAAACCTGGTGGATTCAGAAGTGATGCTAGGCAAGCTTTATAACTACACGCTCACTAATGATGCTAAGAGCGCTGATGTGATTTTGATCAACACTTGCGGTTTTATTGAAAGCGCCAAACAAGAGAGCATTCAAACCATTCTCAACGCCGCCAAAGACAAAAAAGAGGGGGCGATTTTGATTGCGAGCGGGTGCTTGAGTGAGCGCTATAAAGATGAAATCAAAGAATTGATCCCTGAAGTGGATATTTTTACCGGCGTGGGGGATTATGACAAGATCGATATTTTGATCGCTAAAAAACAAAACCAATTCAGCGAGCAAGTGTTTTTAAGCGAGCATTATAACGCGCGCATCATCACAGGTTCGAGCGTGCATGCGTATGTGAAAATTTCTGAGGGCTGTAACCAAAAATGCTCTTTTTGCGCTATCCCTAGCTTTAAGGGGAAATTACAAAGCAGGGAATTAGACTCCATTTTAAAAGAAGTAGAATATCTAGCCCTTAAGGGCTATAAGGATATGACTTTTATCGCTCAAGATTCTAGCTCCTTTTTATACGATAAGGGGCAAAAAGACGGCTTGATCCAGCTCATTAGAGCGATTGATAAGCAGCAAGCCTTAAAGAGCGCTCGTATTTTATACCTCTACCCCTCTAGCACCACTTTAGAGCTGATTGGTGCGATTGAAGACTCGCTTATTTTTCAAAATTATTTTGACATGCCCATCCAGCACATCAGCGACTCCATGCTTAAAAAGATGCGGCGCAACTCCAGCCAAGCGCACCATTTAAAGCTTTTAGATGCCATGAAACAGGTTAAAGAAAGCTTTATCAGAAGCACGATCATTGTAGGGCATCCAGAAGAAAATGAGGGCGAATTTGAAGAATTGAGCGCGTTTTTAGACGAGTTCCAGTTTGATCGATTGAATATTTTTGCTTTCAGCACAGAAGAAAACACGCATGCCTATTCTTTAGAGAAAGTGCCTAAAAAAATCATCAACGCCCGCATCAAAGCCTTGAATAAAATCGCCTTAAAACACCAAAACCATTCCTTTAAGGCTTTGTTGAATAAGCCCATTAAGGCGTTAGTGGAACATAAAGAGGGCGAGTATTTTTACAAAGCAAGGGATCTCAGGTGGGCGCCTGAAGTGGATGGGGAAATTTTAATCAATGACAGCGCCATAACCACCCCTTTACAACCCGGGCATTACACGATTGTGCCTAGTGCGTTTAAAGACAATATCTTACTCGCTAAGGTTTTAAGCCCTTTTTAA
- a CDS encoding ATP-binding protein, whose translation MNHLLILYNPYYQQDVIQQHLSVLQEKSQVGFGKIRSKLNDQEKHDSLEEIYKATNEKNFLQLFLTDYANLFATKVIKVSKEIDEGLIPSYYKEKNLEVEDFFIISDLRELVREDFSLLRDQFLANFIAPNNHTYAIYGNNYVYPLPVKLKEERSYFLGDEKHYLSVYKSKEYLTMQENFMRFVFGKRLFYLLHPDSINNIIHAELELLQSENDLLNDFTSIIVKYSKTLEYEIYTFAKQVLLKACTKDPSLYDLAYKVQERTLILKDFFTQKPNLGSVKFLLKHEKIQCHLEENLKRFINYPFSRSLSLIQNIRNKAVHAKAPGLNEVEKLRNEILGIEGASLLKGVLTHKETS comes from the coding sequence ATGAACCACCTTTTAATCTTGTATAACCCTTACTACCAACAAGATGTTATCCAACAACATTTAAGCGTTTTACAGGAAAAATCCCAAGTGGGCTTTGGCAAAATCCGATCAAAGCTCAACGATCAAGAAAAGCACGACTCCTTAGAAGAAATTTACAAAGCCACCAATGAAAAAAATTTTTTGCAGCTTTTTTTGACCGATTACGCTAATTTATTTGCCACTAAGGTGATAAAGGTTTCTAAAGAGATTGATGAGGGTTTGATCCCTAGCTATTATAAAGAAAAAAATTTGGAAGTGGAAGACTTTTTTATTATCAGCGATTTAAGGGAATTAGTCAGGGAAGACTTCAGCCTTTTAAGGGATCAATTTTTAGCCAATTTCATCGCGCCAAACAACCATACTTACGCCATTTATGGGAATAATTATGTCTATCCTTTGCCGGTTAAGTTAAAAGAAGAGCGTTCTTATTTTTTAGGCGATGAAAAGCATTATCTGAGCGTGTATAAAAGCAAAGAATATTTAACCATGCAAGAAAATTTCATGCGTTTTGTTTTTGGCAAAAGGCTTTTTTACCTCTTACACCCTGACAGCATCAATAACATCATTCATGCCGAATTAGAGCTTTTACAAAGCGAAAACGATCTTTTGAATGATTTTACTAGCATCATCGTCAAATACTCCAAAACCTTAGAATACGAAATTTATACTTTTGCTAAACAAGTTCTTTTAAAGGCTTGCACAAAAGATCCCAGCCTTTATGATTTAGCTTATAAAGTCCAAGAAAGAACTTTGATACTTAAAGATTTTTTCACTCAAAAGCCCAATCTTGGGAGCGTTAAATTTTTACTCAAACACGAAAAAATCCAATGCCATTTAGAAGAAAACTTAAAAAGATTCATCAATTATCCTTTTTCAAGAAGCCTAAGCCTCATTCAAAACATCCGCAATAAAGCCGTTCACGCAAAAGCTCCAGGTTTGAATGAAGTGGAAAAACTCAGGAATGAGATTTTAGGCATAGAAGGCGCAAGCTTACTCAAAGGCGTTTTAACCCACAAGGAAACTTCATAA
- the tilS gene encoding tRNA lysidine(34) synthetase TilS: protein MQDFKTYLEPLREGKNLLGFSGGLDSTCLFHLLVGENIVFDIALVDYNTQKQRLEIIQHAQTLAKTHHKKCYIHYAPKIACNFEMQARKVRYDFFETLIKEHSYKHLILAHHLNDRLEWFLMQLSKGAGLNTLLGFQAYEKRESYAIVRPLLYTPKDTLKTLAKDRKFFEDDSNSSLKFKRNFFRKHYANSLMQDYSKGIIQSFKFLDQEKERLYPLMIVSQRHGITFFKYSQNALFMVDKILKQKGYVLSFSQKEEIKRSFFSLEIAQKFIIESDKECVFIALKPPKTLSMPKDFKDRARRLNIPKRLRPVLYAEFLKQPTHDFLTRFKQSLMDL from the coding sequence GTGCAAGATTTTAAAACCTATTTAGAGCCTTTAAGAGAGGGGAAAAATTTATTGGGTTTTTCGGGTGGATTGGATTCCACTTGCTTGTTCCATCTTTTAGTTGGAGAAAATATCGTTTTTGACATCGCTTTAGTGGATTATAACACGCAAAAACAACGCCTTGAAATCATCCAACACGCTCAAACACTCGCAAAAACGCACCATAAAAAATGCTATATCCATTACGCCCCAAAGATCGCGTGCAATTTTGAAATGCAAGCGAGAAAAGTTCGTTATGATTTTTTTGAAACCCTAATCAAAGAGCATTCTTACAAGCATTTGATTTTAGCGCACCACTTGAATGACAGGCTGGAATGGTTTTTGATGCAACTAAGTAAAGGTGCCGGATTAAACACGCTTTTAGGCTTTCAAGCCTATGAAAAAAGAGAATCTTATGCGATTGTTCGCCCCTTGCTCTACACCCCTAAAGACACCCTTAAAACGCTCGCTAAAGATCGAAAATTTTTTGAAGATGATTCTAATTCTTCTTTAAAATTCAAACGCAATTTTTTCAGGAAACATTACGCTAATTCCTTGATGCAAGATTATTCTAAGGGCATTATCCAAAGTTTTAAATTTCTGGATCAAGAAAAAGAGCGGCTTTATCCTTTGATGATTGTTTCACAAAGGCATGGGATCACTTTTTTTAAGTATTCGCAAAACGCGCTGTTTATGGTGGATAAAATCTTAAAGCAAAAGGGGTATGTGTTGAGCTTTTCTCAAAAAGAAGAAATCAAACGCTCTTTTTTTAGCTTGGAAATCGCTCAAAAATTCATCATTGAAAGCGATAAAGAGTGTGTGTTTATCGCTCTTAAACCCCCAAAAACTTTGAGCATGCCAAAGGATTTTAAAGACAGGGCTAGGAGGTTGAATATCCCTAAACGCTTACGGCCTGTTTTATACGCAGAGTTTTTAAAACAACCAACGCATGATTTTTTAACCCGTTTTAAACAGAGTTTAATGGATCTATAA
- a CDS encoding tRNA-dihydrouridine synthase, giving the protein MDFKNKKWLFLAPLAGYTDLPFRSVVKKFGVDVTTSEMVSSHSLVYAFDKTSKMLEKSPLEDHFMAQISGSKEGVVKEAVGKINALEHVSGIDFNCGCPAPKVANHGNGSGLLKDLNHLVKLLKIIRENTNKKITSVKVRLGFEKKIPKEIAHALNDAPVDYVVVHGRTRSDKYQKDKIDYESIALMKGILKKPVIANGEIDSVKKAFEVLQITQADGLMIGRAALRAPWIFWQIRNNTTKLPAVVKKDLVLEHFDKMVEFYGDRGVVMFRKNLHAYAKGEMQASAFRNCVNTLTEIKSMREGIEEFFNQEMLQSEVPLWVELNQKSV; this is encoded by the coding sequence ATGGACTTTAAAAATAAAAAATGGCTTTTTCTAGCCCCTCTAGCAGGCTATACGGATTTGCCTTTCAGGAGCGTGGTGAAAAAATTTGGCGTGGATGTTACCACGAGCGAAATGGTGAGCTCGCATTCGTTGGTGTATGCGTTTGATAAAACTTCTAAAATGTTAGAAAAATCCCCTTTAGAAGATCATTTCATGGCGCAAATTTCAGGCTCTAAAGAGGGCGTAGTCAAGGAAGCGGTTGGAAAAATCAACGCTTTAGAGCATGTGAGTGGGATTGATTTTAATTGCGGTTGTCCCGCTCCTAAAGTGGCTAATCATGGTAATGGTAGCGGGCTATTGAAGGATTTAAACCACTTGGTGAAGCTTTTAAAAATCATCAGAGAAAACACCAATAAAAAAATCACAAGCGTGAAGGTGCGTTTAGGTTTTGAAAAGAAAATCCCTAAAGAAATCGCTCATGCCTTAAACGATGCGCCGGTGGATTATGTGGTGGTGCATGGGAGGACACGAAGCGACAAATACCAAAAAGACAAAATAGATTATGAAAGCATCGCTTTAATGAAAGGGATTTTAAAAAAGCCTGTGATAGCCAATGGCGAAATTGACAGCGTGAAAAAGGCCTTTGAAGTTTTGCAAATCACACAAGCGGATGGGCTAATGATAGGGCGAGCAGCCTTAAGAGCCCCATGGATATTTTGGCAAATCAGAAACAACACCACAAAATTGCCCGCAGTCGTGAAAAAAGATTTGGTTTTAGAACATTTTGATAAAATGGTGGAGTTTTATGGGGATAGGGGGGTGGTTATGTTTAGGAAAAATTTGCATGCTTACGCTAAGGGCGAAATGCAAGCGAGCGCGTTTCGTAACTGCGTCAATACCCTTACAGAAATAAAGAGCATGCGAGAGGGTATAGAGGAATTTTTTAATCAAGAAATGTTGCAAAGTGAAGTGCCATTATGGGTAGAATTGAATCAAAAAAGCGTTTGA
- a CDS encoding outer membrane beta-barrel protein, whose protein sequence is MGRIESKKRLKALVFLASLGVLWGNAAEKTPFFKTKNHIYLGFRLGTGANTRTSMWQQAYKDNPTCPGSVCYGEKLEAHYKGGKNLSYTGQIGDEIAFDKYHILGLRVWGDVEYAKAQLGQKVGGNTLLSQANYNPSAIKTYDTASNAQGSLVLQKTPNPQNFLFNNGHFMAFGLNVNVFVNLPIDTLLKLALKTEKMLFFKIGVFGGGGVEYAILWSPNYQNQNTKQDDKFFAAGGGFFVNFGGSLYIGKRNRFNVGLKIPYYSLSAQSWKNFGFSNVWQQQTIRQNFSVFRNKEVFVSYAFLF, encoded by the coding sequence ATGGGTAGAATTGAATCAAAAAAGCGTTTGAAAGCGCTTGTTTTTTTAGCCAGCTTGGGGGTTTTGTGGGGCAATGCGGCTGAAAAAACGCCTTTTTTTAAAACGAAAAACCACATTTATCTAGGTTTTAGGCTAGGCACAGGGGCTAATACGCGCACAAGCATGTGGCAACAAGCCTATAAAGACAACCCCACTTGCCCTGGTAGCGTGTGTTATGGCGAGAAATTAGAAGCCCATTATAAGGGGGGTAAAAATTTGTCTTATACCGGTCAAATAGGCGATGAAATAGCTTTTGATAAATACCATATTTTAGGCTTAAGGGTGTGGGGGGATGTAGAATACGCTAAAGCGCAATTGGGTCAAAAAGTGGGGGGTAACACCCTTTTATCCCAAGCCAATTATAACCCAAGCGCGATTAAAACCTACGATACTGCTTCAAACGCTCAAGGCTCTTTAGTTTTGCAAAAAACCCCAAACCCTCAAAACTTCCTTTTCAATAACGGGCATTTCATGGCGTTTGGTTTGAACGTGAATGTGTTTGTTAATCTCCCTATAGACACCCTTTTGAAACTCGCTTTAAAAACAGAAAAAATGCTGTTTTTTAAAATAGGCGTGTTTGGTGGGGGTGGGGTGGAATACGCCATATTGTGGAGTCCTAACTATCAAAACCAAAACACGAAACAAGACGATAAATTTTTTGCCGCGGGTGGGGGGTTTTTTGTGAATTTTGGGGGCTCTTTGTATATAGGCAAGCGCAACCGCTTTAATGTGGGGCTTAAAATCCCTTATTACAGCTTGAGTGCACAAAGTTGGAAAAACTTCGGCTTTAGCAATGTGTGGCAACAACAAACGATCCGACAAAACTTCAGCGTTTTTAGGAATAAAGAAGTTTTTGTGAGCTACGCGTTCTTGTTTTAG
- a CDS encoding type II asparaginase — protein MRIFLKLLILLFCLKGQVMAQNLPTIALLATGGTIAGSGASASLGSYKSGELGIKELLKAIPSLNKIARIQGEQISNIGSQDMNEEVWFKLAKHAQELLDDSRIQGVVITHGTDTLEESAYFLNLVLHSTKPVVLVGAMRNAASLSADGALNLYNALSVATNEKSANKGVLVVMDDSIFSAREAIKMHTTHTSTFKALNSGAIGSVYYGKAHYYMQPLRKHTIESEFSILELNPPLPKVDIIYTHVGMTPDLFQASLNSHAKGVVIAGVGNGNVSARFLKAMQEASEMGVVIVRSSRVGSGEITSGEIDDKAFITSDNLNPQKARVLLQLALTKTNDKAKIQEMFEEY, from the coding sequence ATGAGAATATTTTTGAAATTGTTGATTCTTTTATTTTGTTTGAAGGGGCAAGTTATGGCTCAAAATTTACCCACCATTGCTTTACTGGCGACAGGGGGGACGATTGCAGGGAGTGGCGCGAGCGCGAGTTTGGGTAGTTATAAAAGCGGTGAGTTGGGCATCAAAGAGCTTCTTAAAGCCATCCCCAGTCTTAATAAGATCGCTCGCATTCAAGGGGAGCAGATTTCTAACATCGGCTCACAAGACATGAATGAAGAGGTATGGTTCAAGCTCGCCAAACACGCCCAAGAATTGCTAGATGATAGCCGTATTCAAGGCGTGGTTATCACGCATGGAACGGACACTTTAGAAGAGAGTGCGTATTTTTTAAACCTGGTTTTACACTCCACAAAACCGGTGGTGTTAGTGGGAGCGATGCGTAATGCTGCTTCTTTGAGCGCGGATGGGGCTTTGAATTTGTATAATGCGCTGAGCGTAGCGACTAATGAAAAAAGCGCGAATAAGGGCGTGTTGGTGGTGATGGATGATAGTATTTTTAGCGCTAGAGAAGCGATTAAAATGCACACCACCCACACTTCCACCTTTAAAGCTTTAAATAGCGGTGCGATAGGGAGCGTGTATTATGGCAAGGCGCACTATTACATGCAGCCTTTGAGAAAGCACACCATAGAGAGCGAATTTTCCATTTTAGAGCTCAACCCCCCCTTGCCTAAAGTGGATATCATTTACACGCATGTCGGCATGACCCCTGATTTATTCCAAGCGAGCCTAAACTCGCATGCAAAAGGCGTTGTGATAGCCGGGGTGGGTAATGGGAATGTGAGTGCTAGGTTTTTAAAAGCGATGCAAGAAGCGAGCGAAATGGGGGTGGTTATTGTTCGTTCTAGCAGGGTAGGCAGCGGTGAGATTACTTCAGGCGAGATTGATGACAAGGCCTTTATCACAAGCGACAATTTAAACCCCCAAAAAGCCAGGGTGCTTTTACAACTCGCTCTAACTAAAACGAATGATAAGGCAAAAATCCAAGAAATGTTTGAAGAGTATTGA
- a CDS encoding DUF1104 domain-containing protein, with product MKKALKILSVSTLLFVALNAKDFSKTSDEDLAKMAGIVAPQDIVDYKKELRMRMKKMPEDKRKAFHKQLHEYAVKNTDNMTVADFEAHQKAVKEALKKSNMKDMDDDLGLRSCEKMHKHHKHGGHGKGHGKEQGKKDHDHDDHGEDKK from the coding sequence ATGAAAAAAGCGTTGAAAATACTTTCTGTTAGCACATTGCTATTTGTGGCTTTGAACGCCAAAGATTTCAGCAAAACAAGCGATGAAGATTTAGCTAAAATGGCTGGTATTGTCGCTCCGCAGGATATTGTGGATTATAAAAAAGAATTGAGAATGCGCATGAAAAAAATGCCTGAAGACAAGAGAAAGGCGTTTCATAAACAATTGCATGAATATGCAGTTAAAAACACAGACAACATGACCGTGGCGGATTTTGAAGCGCACCAAAAAGCCGTTAAAGAAGCGCTTAAAAAAAGCAACATGAAAGACATGGATGATGATTTGGGGTTGCGATCATGCGAAAAAATGCATAAACACCATAAACATGGTGGTCATGGCAAAGGGCATGGCAAAGAACAAGGCAAAAAAGATCACGATCATGATGATCATGGTGAAGATAAAAAATAA
- a CDS encoding DUF1104 domain-containing protein yields MRRSLAFCLSALLGLQVLGARDFSQLKNEELLKLAGTLPSNEAIDYRMEVSKRLKALKAEDAKKFRANFSRIAKKNLSKMSEEDFKKMREEVRKELEEKTKGLSAEEIKAKGLNVSVCSGDTRKVWCRAVKKKDEHCSPK; encoded by the coding sequence ATGAGAAGGAGTTTGGCTTTTTGCCTATCAGCTTTGCTTGGATTACAGGTTTTAGGCGCTAGGGATTTTTCGCAACTCAAAAACGAGGAACTTTTAAAATTAGCAGGCACTCTGCCTTCTAATGAAGCGATTGATTATCGCATGGAAGTGTCTAAACGCCTTAAAGCTTTAAAAGCTGAAGACGCTAAGAAATTCCGTGCGAATTTCAGCCGGATCGCTAAAAAGAATCTTTCCAAAATGAGTGAAGAGGATTTCAAAAAAATGCGTGAAGAAGTGCGTAAAGAATTAGAAGAAAAAACCAAAGGTTTGAGCGCTGAAGAAATCAAGGCAAAAGGACTTAATGTGAGCGTTTGCAGCGGCGATACGAGAAAAGTTTGGTGTAGGGCTGTTAAAAAAAAAGACGAACATTGCTCTCCTAAGTGA
- a CDS encoding amino acid transporter: protein MFVIFAKGYSLAISLCAAVGAQSLFIIERGMARNYVFLICTLCFMCDIVLMSMGVFGVGAYFAKNLYLSLFLNLFGAAFTGFYAFLAFRTLFQTFKKKQVQTPKKLSLKKTLLFTLGVTLLNPQVYLEMVFLIGASALSFNLAQKFVFLAGTLSAAFSWLLLLCTLSLRYGSKLLNNQKIFMGVNLFVTAIMGTLSVTLFRDFLALLSKT, encoded by the coding sequence ATGTTTGTGATTTTTGCAAAAGGCTATAGCTTAGCGATTTCTTTGTGCGCGGCTGTGGGGGCGCAATCCTTGTTTATTATAGAGCGAGGCATGGCTAGGAATTATGTGTTTTTGATTTGCACTCTGTGTTTTATGTGCGATATAGTGTTAATGAGCATGGGCGTGTTTGGCGTGGGGGCTTATTTTGCTAAAAACCTTTATTTGAGTTTGTTTTTGAATTTATTTGGAGCGGCTTTTACCGGATTTTACGCTTTTTTAGCGTTTAGAACCCTTTTTCAAACCTTTAAAAAGAAGCAAGTCCAAACCCCCAAAAAACTATCCTTAAAAAAGACCTTATTATTCACTTTAGGCGTTACCTTACTCAACCCTCAAGTGTATTTGGAAATGGTGTTTTTAATTGGCGCGAGCGCTTTGTCTTTCAATTTAGCTCAAAAATTTGTCTTTCTAGCCGGCACTTTATCGGCTGCCTTTTCTTGGCTTTTATTGTTATGCACCCTATCTCTACGCTATGGCTCTAAACTTTTAAACAACCAAAAAATCTTTATGGGGGTGAATCTCTTTGTAACCGCCATCATGGGAACGCTTAGCGTTACTTTATTTAGGGATTTTTTAGCGCTATTGAGTAAAACCTAA